The following proteins are co-located in the Pseudodesulfovibrio alkaliphilus genome:
- a CDS encoding OmpA/MotB family protein — translation MAGKKKEPPCPPLALWLVTFSDLVTLLLTFFVLILTMSSMDNAILTRVTLQTADLGLLDKRGSGRVEVKERLIVDLMEKPWEVINKKQRIKDLLFPDDDLPEELSKAELDRNLEVLARPDGVALVFSDQLLFGPGESRLSPQGQRLMDALIPLLMYISAPVNVAGHTDVTDAGIDPYALSADRALAVLDFLVDSGVPPRRLSLSAYGGDVPALDERGRPAASAMNRRVEVLLKTARPVGGYQ, via the coding sequence ATGGCCGGAAAGAAGAAAGAGCCGCCCTGCCCGCCGCTGGCCCTGTGGCTGGTCACCTTTTCCGATCTGGTGACGCTGCTGCTGACTTTTTTCGTGCTCATCCTGACCATGTCGTCCATGGACAACGCCATCCTGACACGGGTGACGCTTCAGACCGCTGACCTGGGCCTGCTCGACAAGCGCGGCTCGGGCCGCGTGGAGGTCAAGGAGCGGCTCATAGTGGACCTGATGGAAAAGCCCTGGGAGGTCATCAACAAGAAGCAGCGCATCAAGGATCTGCTCTTTCCCGACGATGACCTGCCCGAGGAACTGAGCAAGGCGGAGCTGGACCGGAACCTGGAGGTGCTGGCCCGGCCCGATGGCGTGGCCCTGGTTTTTTCCGATCAGCTGCTCTTCGGCCCCGGAGAGTCGCGCCTGAGCCCCCAGGGCCAGCGGCTCATGGATGCGCTGATTCCGCTGCTCATGTATATCTCGGCCCCGGTCAACGTGGCCGGGCACACCGATGTCACTGACGCCGGGATCGATCCCTACGCCCTGTCGGCCGACCGCGCCCTGGCCGTGCTCGATTTTCTCGTGGATTCCGGGGTGCCGCCGCGCCGTCTTTCGCTTTCGGCCTATGGGGGCGATGTCCCGGCCCTGGACGAACGGGGCAGACCGGCGGCCTCGGCCATGAACCGCAGGGTGGAGGTGCTGCTCAAGACCGCCCGGCCTGTGGGCGGATACCAGTAA
- the fliP gene encoding flagellar type III secretion system pore protein FliP (The bacterial flagellar biogenesis protein FliP forms a type III secretion system (T3SS)-type pore required for flagellar assembly.) — translation MIVGKAHRFLTLLACVAGALALLPGLALAQEPVIPKLTMELAAGQAEPGEISTLLEILFLLTVLSMAPAIMLTMTSFTRIIIVFHFLRQAMGTQQMPPSQIMAGLAIFMTVVIMMPVGKAINDTALQPYLAEEIRFDEALDRAQAPIREFMFKHTREKDLSIFYTITKEERPKNRDEVSTIMLVAAFTISELKTGFTIGFLIYIPFLILDMVVASILLAMGMMMLPPVMISLPFKILLFVLVDGWSLLVGSLVNTFQ, via the coding sequence ATGATCGTGGGCAAGGCGCATCGCTTTTTGACGCTTCTGGCCTGTGTGGCGGGCGCCCTGGCGCTGCTGCCCGGTCTGGCCCTGGCCCAGGAGCCGGTCATTCCCAAGCTGACCATGGAGCTGGCCGCCGGGCAGGCCGAGCCGGGCGAAATCTCGACCCTGCTCGAAATCCTCTTTCTGCTCACCGTTCTCAGCATGGCTCCGGCCATCATGCTGACCATGACCTCCTTCACCCGGATCATCATCGTCTTCCACTTTCTGCGTCAGGCCATGGGCACCCAGCAGATGCCGCCCAGCCAGATCATGGCCGGGTTGGCCATTTTCATGACCGTGGTTATCATGATGCCCGTGGGCAAGGCCATCAACGACACGGCGCTCCAGCCCTACCTGGCCGAGGAGATCCGTTTCGACGAGGCCCTTGACCGGGCCCAGGCACCCATTCGCGAGTTCATGTTCAAGCACACCCGCGAAAAGGACCTCTCCATCTTCTACACCATCACCAAGGAAGAGCGGCCCAAGAACCGCGACGAGGTCAGCACCATCATGCTGGTGGCGGCCTTTACCATTTCCGAGCTCAAGACCGGCTTCACCATAGGCTTTCTCATCTACATCCCGTTTCTCATTCTGGACATGGTCGTGGCCTCCATTCTCCTGGCCATGGGCATGATGATGCTGCCGCCGGTCATGATCTCGCTGCCGTTCAAGATATTGCTGTTCGTGCTCGTGGACGGGTGGAGCCTGCTGGTCGGGTCCCTCGTCAACACCTTTCAGTGA
- the fliQ gene encoding flagellar biosynthesis protein FliQ has protein sequence MTPEFVVGFARQAIEVTLTIALPMLGVGMAVGIFISVLQAATQIQEMTLTMVPKIVAIFITLLVAFPWIMDKMMTYTTNLFLNLPNYIQ, from the coding sequence ATGACGCCTGAATTTGTGGTCGGTTTCGCCCGACAAGCCATCGAGGTCACGCTGACCATCGCCCTGCCCATGCTCGGGGTGGGCATGGCGGTGGGTATCTTCATATCCGTGCTGCAGGCCGCGACCCAGATCCAGGAGATGACCCTGACCATGGTGCCCAAGATCGTGGCCATCTTCATCACCCTGCTGGTCGCCTTTCCCTGGATCATGGACAAGATGATGACCTACACCACCAATCTTTTCCTCAACCTGCCCAACTACATTCAATAA
- a CDS encoding OmpA/MotB family protein, with protein MARKKKKRQCESMAPWMITFSDVMTLMLTFFVLLVSMSHIDPRRKLVALGSIIGTFGWHDASYEVYSRKDTRRTVEPGPIDIGDLEPLKELRWENIDDDINFRSNRFVQILSIDASLLFGPDSVSLSAEGRAVLDGFMPVLAQVQYPLLLAGHTSMLRDELGADYQPGDDERDPDLSWRMSLGRALAVYRHFIDRGMRPEMLRVEGFGKYMPYYTQTTAESRARNRRVDIVLDKRNLDAGERIQALGGEVRVPVESVDIDGFRFDLRPLPGVE; from the coding sequence ATGGCCAGAAAAAAGAAGAAACGGCAGTGCGAGTCCATGGCGCCGTGGATGATCACCTTTTCGGATGTCATGACGTTGATGCTGACATTCTTCGTGCTCCTGGTCTCCATGTCCCACATCGACCCGCGCCGCAAGCTGGTGGCCCTTGGCTCCATCATCGGCACCTTCGGCTGGCACGACGCCAGCTACGAGGTCTACTCGCGCAAGGACACCCGGCGCACCGTGGAGCCCGGCCCCATCGACATCGGCGATCTCGAGCCCCTCAAGGAGCTGCGGTGGGAGAACATCGACGACGACATCAACTTCCGCTCCAATAGATTTGTCCAGATTCTCTCCATCGACGCCAGCCTGCTCTTCGGCCCCGATTCCGTGAGCCTGAGCGCCGAGGGCCGCGCCGTGCTCGACGGATTCATGCCCGTACTCGCCCAGGTGCAGTATCCGCTGCTGCTGGCAGGCCACACCTCCATGCTGCGCGACGAGCTGGGCGCGGACTACCAGCCCGGCGACGACGAGCGCGACCCGGACCTGTCGTGGCGGATGTCCCTTGGCCGGGCCCTGGCCGTCTATCGTCACTTCATCGACAGGGGAATGCGCCCCGAGATGCTCCGGGTCGAGGGGTTTGGCAAGTACATGCCCTATTACACCCAGACCACGGCCGAGAGCCGGGCCAGGAACCGCCGCGTGGACATCGTCCTCGACAAGCGCAACCTTGACGCGGGCGAGCGCATCCAGGCGCTCGGCGGCGAGGTGCGCGTCCCGGTGGAGTCCGTCGATATAGACGGCTTCCGCTTCGACCTGCGCCCCCTGCCCGGGGTGGAGTAG
- a CDS encoding YggS family pyridoxal phosphate-dependent enzyme: MMDRSRELARAAARVREELAQAAQRAGRDPGQVTLVAVSKFHPAGDIRALAEAGQADFGENYVQEALAKREELADLALRWHFIGGLQTNKARFVAGNFALVHSVDSMKLARALDGRASGLGVVQDILIQVNVAGEEQKSGVDEAGLPELAEAVEAMPGLRLTGLMTLPPFFDDPERARPVFARLRRLRDGLEGRLGRPLPHLSMGMTGDFAAAVEEGATVVRIGTRIFGARAPRQ, encoded by the coding sequence ATGATGGACAGATCAAGGGAGTTGGCCAGGGCGGCTGCCCGGGTTCGCGAGGAGCTGGCCCAGGCGGCGCAGCGGGCCGGGCGCGACCCCGGCCAGGTGACCCTGGTGGCGGTCTCCAAATTCCATCCGGCCGGGGACATTCGCGCCCTGGCCGAGGCCGGGCAGGCTGATTTCGGGGAGAACTACGTGCAGGAGGCCCTGGCCAAGCGCGAGGAGCTGGCTGACTTGGCCCTTCGGTGGCATTTCATCGGCGGGCTGCAGACCAACAAGGCGCGTTTCGTGGCCGGAAACTTCGCCCTGGTGCATAGCGTGGACTCCATGAAGCTGGCCCGGGCGCTGGACGGCAGGGCTTCGGGGCTGGGGGTTGTCCAGGACATCCTCATCCAGGTGAATGTCGCCGGAGAGGAGCAGAAATCCGGGGTGGACGAGGCCGGACTGCCGGAGCTGGCCGAGGCGGTCGAGGCCATGCCTGGGCTGCGTTTGACCGGGCTGATGACCCTGCCGCCCTTTTTCGACGACCCGGAGCGGGCCAGGCCGGTGTTTGCCCGGCTGAGGCGTCTGCGCGACGGGCTGGAAGGGCGCCTTGGCCGCCCGCTGCCCCACCTCTCCATGGGCATGACCGGCGACTTTGCGGCCGCCGTGGAGGAGGGGGCGACCGTGGTTCGCATCGGCACGAGGATTTTCGGGGCGCGTGCGCCCAGGCAATAA
- a CDS encoding motility protein A, giving the protein MDLGTVIGIVLSFGLVCSAILTGSSLIIFISVPSFLIVMGGTLGAALVNYPISYVIGLVGVVKNTFFSSMETPQEIIDRFKDYANRARREGILSLEPLIKEIDDEYMRKGLQLTVDGLEPQTIQEILETEISYLSERHATGADVVAVLGTLAPAMGMIGTVIGLVQMLQTMSDPSTIGPAMAVALLTTLYGALLANLVFNPMAGKLKARSKEEILLREMIMEGILSISKGENPRIIEEKLNSYLPPKDRVVTD; this is encoded by the coding sequence ATGGATCTCGGAACCGTCATCGGCATCGTTCTCTCCTTCGGTCTGGTCTGCTCGGCCATTTTGACCGGATCGAGCCTGATCATCTTCATTTCGGTGCCGTCGTTCCTCATCGTCATGGGCGGCACCCTGGGCGCGGCCCTGGTCAACTATCCCATCAGCTACGTCATCGGGCTGGTGGGCGTGGTCAAGAACACCTTCTTTTCGAGCATGGAGACACCCCAGGAGATCATCGACCGATTCAAGGACTACGCCAATCGCGCCCGCCGCGAGGGAATTCTCTCGCTGGAGCCCCTGATCAAGGAGATCGATGACGAATACATGCGCAAGGGGCTGCAGCTGACCGTGGACGGCCTGGAGCCCCAGACCATCCAGGAAATTCTGGAAACCGAGATATCCTACCTGAGCGAGCGCCACGCCACGGGTGCGGATGTGGTGGCCGTGCTGGGCACCCTGGCCCCGGCCATGGGCATGATCGGCACGGTCATCGGCCTGGTGCAGATGCTCCAGACCATGAGCGATCCGTCCACCATCGGCCCGGCCATGGCCGTGGCCCTGTTGACCACCCTGTACGGAGCCCTGCTGGCCAACCTCGTCTTCAACCCCATGGCTGGCAAGCTCAAGGCGCGCAGCAAGGAGGAGATTCTGCTGCGGGAGATGATCATGGAGGGCATACTCTCCATCTCCAAGGGCGAGAACCCGCGCATCATCGAGGAAAAGCTCAACAGCTACCTGCCGCCCAAGGACAGGGTCGTGACCGACTAG
- a CDS encoding Lon protease family protein, whose protein sequence is MSNTATPLVKGLSGDRLRAAMDPARIPFASSADIPQRNVHARFQPRAIQALSLALEIRGNEHNVYVSGEPNMGRTYFVMSFLKPAAARAETPCDWVYLYNFEDNDSPIVVRMPAGQGRKFKQAQHKAMAHIRQEIPARFEKEAFQKKHERMIKKYNSRREELFNRMDATAEKESFSLSLDEEGVLTLSPIVDGQVVSDKDFETLSPALRKKLKTKGEELLASVSAILRKINQNEADMRQSEVDLQREAAKAVLDESFAKVVERFRVVDGLPEYFQALQDEVLDNVDQFMPRDNALAGLMPEGAPGGEDFFTRFEVNLFVDNGKTKGAPVVVEDHPTAFNLLGSIEREAEMGALYTDFTLIKAGAIHRANGGFLVLNIEDLLSNPNSWEGLLRALRSGHSRIEDPVDPDQVRARTLQPAPVDLRLKVILIGTEEHYEILLYNDDRFDKFFKLKAHMQHAATRNAASIRNYLHVIGQIAAESELLPFTRDAMAGLVDFGSRLVEDQKRLSLYIPLLRERMIEASAMARMAGRGEVGPADLRSAVAAKDYRVNLYEEEFMTEYDRQVIKVQTSGHAVGLANGLSVTQFGDYEIGLPHQISCTVGVGHGGILDLEREAQLGGPIHTKGMMIIKSYLVRLFAQDKPIVLTGSLCFEQSYAGIEGDSASGAELASLLSALSGAPINLSCAFTGAVSQSGAVMAVGGVNRKIEGFFEVCRRRKLSGRQGVILPADNVVNLMLKDEIVQAVDEGRFHIFPVRTIEEAMYILTGMRCGVRGRNGQYPTGTLYRLVDARLAELTRLAVAAEGRK, encoded by the coding sequence ATGAGCAACACCGCCACCCCGTTGGTGAAGGGCCTGAGCGGCGACAGGCTGCGGGCCGCCATGGACCCGGCCCGGATACCCTTCGCCTCCAGCGCAGACATCCCCCAGCGAAACGTCCACGCCAGATTCCAGCCCAGGGCCATCCAGGCCCTGTCCCTGGCCCTTGAGATCAGGGGCAACGAGCACAATGTCTATGTCTCGGGCGAGCCCAACATGGGCCGCACCTACTTTGTCATGAGTTTTCTCAAGCCCGCTGCGGCCCGTGCCGAAACCCCGTGCGACTGGGTCTACCTCTACAATTTCGAGGATAACGACAGCCCCATCGTCGTGCGGATGCCCGCCGGGCAGGGACGCAAGTTCAAGCAGGCTCAGCACAAGGCCATGGCCCACATCCGCCAGGAGATTCCGGCCCGTTTCGAGAAGGAGGCGTTCCAGAAGAAGCACGAGCGGATGATCAAGAAGTACAACTCCAGGCGCGAGGAACTCTTCAACAGGATGGACGCCACGGCCGAAAAGGAGAGCTTCAGTCTAAGCCTCGACGAGGAGGGCGTGCTGACGCTCTCGCCCATCGTGGACGGCCAGGTGGTCTCGGACAAGGACTTCGAGACCTTGAGCCCGGCCCTGCGCAAGAAGCTCAAGACCAAGGGCGAGGAGCTGCTGGCCAGCGTCAGCGCCATCCTGCGCAAGATCAACCAGAACGAGGCGGACATGCGCCAGTCCGAGGTGGACCTTCAGCGCGAGGCGGCCAAAGCCGTGCTCGACGAGAGTTTTGCCAAGGTCGTGGAGCGGTTCAGGGTTGTGGACGGGCTGCCCGAGTATTTCCAGGCCCTGCAGGACGAGGTGCTCGATAACGTGGACCAGTTCATGCCGCGTGACAACGCCCTGGCCGGGCTCATGCCCGAGGGGGCGCCCGGCGGCGAGGATTTCTTCACCCGCTTCGAGGTCAACCTGTTCGTGGACAACGGCAAGACCAAGGGGGCGCCCGTGGTGGTGGAGGACCACCCCACGGCCTTCAACCTGCTCGGCTCCATCGAGCGCGAGGCCGAGATGGGGGCGCTCTACACCGATTTCACCCTGATCAAGGCCGGGGCCATCCACCGGGCCAACGGCGGATTCCTGGTCCTCAATATCGAGGATCTGCTCTCCAATCCCAATTCCTGGGAGGGGCTGCTGCGCGCCCTGCGTTCCGGCCATTCGCGCATCGAAGATCCTGTGGACCCGGACCAGGTCCGCGCCCGCACCCTGCAGCCCGCCCCCGTGGACCTACGGCTCAAGGTCATCCTCATCGGCACCGAGGAGCATTACGAAATTCTCCTCTACAACGACGACAGGTTCGACAAGTTCTTCAAGCTCAAGGCGCACATGCAGCACGCGGCCACGCGAAACGCCGCCAGCATCCGCAACTATCTGCACGTCATCGGCCAGATCGCTGCCGAGTCGGAGCTGCTCCCCTTCACCCGCGACGCCATGGCCGGGCTTGTGGATTTCGGCTCCCGGCTGGTGGAGGACCAGAAGCGCCTTTCGCTCTACATTCCCCTGCTGCGCGAGCGGATGATCGAGGCTTCGGCCATGGCCCGCATGGCCGGGCGGGGCGAGGTCGGCCCGGCCGATCTCAGGTCGGCCGTGGCCGCCAAGGACTACCGGGTCAACCTCTATGAAGAGGAGTTCATGACCGAGTACGATCGGCAGGTGATCAAGGTGCAGACCAGCGGCCATGCCGTGGGACTGGCCAACGGGTTGTCCGTTACCCAGTTCGGCGATTACGAGATCGGCCTACCCCACCAGATTTCCTGCACCGTGGGCGTGGGCCACGGCGGCATTCTCGACCTGGAGCGCGAGGCCCAGCTGGGCGGCCCCATCCACACCAAGGGCATGATGATCATCAAGTCCTATCTGGTGCGCCTCTTTGCCCAGGACAAGCCCATCGTCCTGACCGGCTCCCTGTGCTTCGAGCAGTCCTACGCGGGCATTGAGGGCGACTCGGCCTCGGGCGCGGAGCTTGCCTCCCTGCTCTCGGCCCTGTCCGGAGCGCCCATCAACCTTTCCTGCGCCTTCACCGGAGCGGTGTCCCAGTCGGGCGCAGTCATGGCCGTGGGCGGGGTCAATCGCAAGATTGAGGGATTCTTCGAGGTCTGCCGCCGTCGTAAGCTCTCCGGGCGTCAGGGAGTCATCCTGCCCGCAGATAACGTGGTCAACCTGATGCTCAAGGACGAGATCGTCCAGGCCGTTGACGAGGGGCGGTTCCACATTTTCCCGGTGCGGACCATCGAGGAGGCCATGTACATCCTCACCGGAATGCGCTGCGGGGTGCGGGGCAGGAACGGCCAGTACCCCACGGGCACCCTGTACCGGCTGGTGGATGCGCGGCTGGCCGAGCTTACCCGCCTTGCCGTGGCCGCCGAGGGCAGAAAATAG
- a CDS encoding flagellar basal body-associated FliL family protein — translation MAEEDLVQEGKKSGKLKWIIIAVALILLAVGGYFGYTMFLAPSDEARTEERGGSADPLPESLEGILVPMPTFLVNLADPLGRRYLKLGIEVEVRDKKVESDLLRNEARIRDTLLLLLSSKSYDTLSTIKAKVEMKQEIVDRLNQILGRGTVLRVYITEMVIQ, via the coding sequence ATGGCTGAAGAAGATCTTGTCCAGGAAGGAAAGAAGAGCGGCAAGCTCAAGTGGATCATCATCGCGGTGGCGCTGATCCTCCTCGCGGTGGGCGGGTATTTCGGCTACACCATGTTTTTGGCCCCGTCCGACGAGGCGCGGACAGAAGAGCGAGGCGGTTCGGCCGATCCGCTCCCCGAATCGCTCGAGGGTATCCTCGTGCCGATGCCCACCTTCCTTGTCAATCTGGCCGATCCGCTGGGGCGGCGCTATCTCAAGCTCGGCATCGAGGTCGAGGTGCGCGACAAGAAGGTGGAAAGCGATCTGCTCAGGAACGAGGCCAGGATCAGGGATACCCTGCTCCTGCTCCTTTCGAGCAAGAGCTACGACACGCTCTCCACGATAAAGGCCAAGGTGGAGATGAAGCAGGAGATCGTGGACCGGCTCAACCAGATTCTTGGAAGAGGCACGGTCCTGCGTGTCTACATCACGGAAATGGTCATCCAGTAG
- the fliN gene encoding flagellar motor switch protein FliN, with product MADDQDKLAQEWADALLEGNDVPDPSEAASADVSSDDEALADEWAAALAETTQEEIKHDKEQAFLSTQTHDYEFKDMGSAAKGAPSGGKRDLDFILDIPLEVSAELGRTKLLINELLQLGQGSVVELNKLAGEPLEIYVNGKLVARGEAVVINEKFGIRLTDIISPIERVKQLG from the coding sequence ATGGCCGATGATCAGGACAAACTGGCACAGGAGTGGGCCGACGCGCTGCTTGAGGGCAACGACGTTCCCGACCCGTCCGAGGCCGCCAGCGCTGATGTGTCCAGCGACGACGAGGCGCTGGCCGACGAGTGGGCGGCCGCCCTGGCCGAGACCACCCAGGAAGAGATCAAGCACGACAAGGAGCAGGCGTTCCTCTCCACGCAGACCCACGACTACGAGTTCAAGGACATGGGCAGCGCGGCCAAGGGCGCCCCTTCCGGCGGCAAGCGCGACCTGGACTTCATTCTCGACATCCCCCTTGAGGTGTCTGCCGAGCTGGGCCGCACCAAGCTGTTGATCAACGAGCTGCTCCAGCTGGGCCAGGGATCGGTGGTGGAGCTGAACAAGCTGGCCGGCGAACCGCTTGAGATATACGTCAACGGCAAGCTCGTGGCCCGCGGCGAGGCCGTGGTCATCAACGAGAAGTTCGGCATCCGGCTCACGGACATCATCAGTCCCATCGAGCGGGTCAAGCAGCTTGGCTAG
- a CDS encoding FliO/MopB family protein: MASAVAQGNATSAPMALPVVDSGVSILTTLGYLCLLLAVIFLAFYLLRRIGFHGLGGTGGKGAPRLMSRLVLGARQSVAVVRFRGRDFLLGVTEERISLLASEDADAGPDEADAPVRSSGPGSFADLLGKKIRPNRGEDG; this comes from the coding sequence TTGGCTAGCGCCGTGGCCCAGGGCAACGCCACATCCGCGCCCATGGCGCTGCCCGTGGTGGACTCGGGAGTCTCCATCCTGACCACCCTGGGCTACCTGTGCCTGTTGCTTGCCGTCATTTTTCTGGCTTTCTACCTGCTCCGGCGCATCGGTTTTCACGGCCTGGGCGGGACCGGGGGCAAGGGGGCGCCCCGCCTGATGAGCCGACTGGTTCTTGGCGCCCGCCAGAGCGTGGCCGTGGTGCGCTTTCGCGGCCGCGATTTTCTGCTGGGCGTGACCGAGGAGCGCATCAGCCTGCTGGCCTCTGAGGACGCCGATGCTGGCCCGGACGAGGCGGACGCGCCTGTCCGCTCTTCGGGCCCTGGGAGTTTTGCGGACCTGCTTGGGAAAAAGATTCGCCCGAATAGGGGAGAGGACGGATGA